Part of the Paracoccus sp. MC1862 genome, GTCCATCGGCGAAACCGCGTCCCGGGCAGTTCTCGAGATTTTCGGCACCCCGGTCACGGCAAAAGAGGTGCTTTGGCTCCAGGAACTGCGGGAGGCCTCTGACAACGCCGATCCCCGACCCACCGCAAAGGGTCGCGCCGCGATCCGCGCCATCTTCGGGAAGTGATCACCATGTTCGCTGCACCGGCGGATCCCGCGCGCCTTTCCGGCTGAGACGTTCTCACCCCGAATGAACGAGGCTGGATCGAGATGATCCGGGTGATCTCGGCTGGCTCGGACCCGGCTGTCGACCTCGAGAGCACCGCGGCACTCCGGCAGACGCTGGACCGGATGCGCAACTGACAGGGGCAAGAGGACGCAGCGATCAACCGTCTCCTCGTGACCCCCGGGATCCACGGAGGTCGCGCCATTCCTCATAAGGGTCGCCCGTCCCACGTCGTTGCGCTTCGCCACCTCCAAGCTACTCTCCCAAGGCTAAGCTTGGAGATGCAATGGAACGTCTTTGGTTGGTCCGTCTCGGTCGCCATGGCGAGGGCGAGAAGCAGGCACAAGAACAGTGCCTTCTCTCGATCGACTTCGGTGTCCGTGAAGATCTACGCGCATGCAAGGACCGAGGGGCAGTGCTGGCCGTCATCTCGCGCATCCACCCCGACGAGAAGGCTGCTACGCTGCGAAACTACGCGGCACAGGTCAATCAGCTCATCAACGTCGCGCGCGCCGGCGACTTCGTCGTGTCCCCGATGAAGACGAGCTCGACGATCTGGATCGGTCGCTTGGTTGGGGACTACGCGCCCGGACCGGAAGGGCAGATCACCAGAAAGGTTGAGTGGCTGAAGACCGACCTGCCACGGGATACATTCAAGCAGGATCTGCTTTACAGCTTCGGTGCATTCATGACGGTATGCGAGGTGAGTAGAAACAATGCCCTCAAGCGCATCGAGAGCGTCATAGACACCGGCCAGGACCACGGGGATGGGGTTACGCTCACTACCGGCCCGTCCACACCTGTGGTGTCTTCCAGCGTCCCCGAGAGTGCAGAGGCATCCGACCAACTCGTAGATCTTGAGCGGATCGCGCGGGACCAGATCGAGCGGCGGGTGGCATCAGTCTTTACGGGGCACGATTTCACGCGGCTCGTCGGGGCCATCCTGAATGCCCAAGGCTATGTCGCCCGCGTCACCCCGCTAGGAGCTGACAACGGTGTCGACATCGTGGCCGGTAGCG contains:
- a CDS encoding restriction endonuclease, which codes for MERLWLVRLGRHGEGEKQAQEQCLLSIDFGVREDLRACKDRGAVLAVISRIHPDEKAATLRNYAAQVNQLINVARAGDFVVSPMKTSSTIWIGRLVGDYAPGPEGQITRKVEWLKTDLPRDTFKQDLLYSFGAFMTVCEVSRNNALKRIESVIDTGQDHGDGVTLTTGPSTPVVSSSVPESAEASDQLVDLERIARDQIERRVASVFTGHDFTRLVGAILNAQGYVARVTPLGADNGVDIVAGSGPLGLESPRLVVQVKSGTMIVDQPSLQALIGSIRTPRQIMA